In Gossypium hirsutum isolate 1008001.06 chromosome D06, Gossypium_hirsutum_v2.1, whole genome shotgun sequence, one genomic interval encodes:
- the LOC107944262 gene encoding phospholipase D alpha 1, translating into MVRTSLHGNLHVTIYEVNNLEGGGFFRKLMANVEESIGIGKGSGKLYATIDLEKARVGRTRKVESDDPSWNESFHIYCAHMANDVIFTVKQAGSIGANVIGRAYLPVEDILSGEEVDRWIELKDEEKQNLENEAKIHVKIRYFDVTKDRNWNRGIVSRKFPGVPYTYYPQRHGCKVFLYQDSHIPDGFIPKIPLAGSKYYEPHRCWEDIFDAITNAKHLVYIAGWSVYTEIKLIRDLKRSKRGGDTKLGDLLKKKASQGVRVNVLIWDDRTSVGALKKDGLMATHDEETEKFFEDSDVNCVLCPRDPDDGGTIVQELQISTMFTHHQKIVVVDAAMPNGDTDRKRIVSFIGGLDLCDGRYDTPFHSLFRTLDTAHADDFHQPNFAEASINKGGPREPWHDIHCRLEGPIAWDVLFNFEQRWKRQGGKDVLLDIKDLEGTIIPPSPVTYPNDHETWNVQLFRSIDGGAAFGFPDSPEDAARAGLVSGKDQIIDRSIQDAYINAIRRAQNFIYIENQYFLGSSFDWSADDDDIKPEDVNALHLIPKELCLKVVSKIRAGERFTVYAVIPMWPEGIPESGSVQAILDWQRRTMNMMYKEIAQALKSEGRDEDPRNYLTFFCLGNREMKKGGEYEPTETPEPDSNHARAQEARRFMIYVHTKMMLVDDEYIIIGSANINQRSMDGARDSEIAMGAYQPYHLSIRQPARGQVHGFRLALWYEHLGILHDGFLTPESKECVKKVNQMADKYWDLFSKDDLDQDLPGHLLSYPIAISNDGNVSELPNFENFPDTKARILGAKSDYLPPILTT; encoded by the exons ATGGTGAGAACTTCACTTCATGGGAATTTACATGTTACCATCTATGAAGTTAATAATCTCGAAGGTGGTGGATTCTTCCGAAag TTAATGGCAAATGTTGAGGAATCGATCGGTATCGGCAAAGGATCAGGGAAGCTTTACGCGACCATTGATCTCGAGAAGGCTAGAGTTGGAAGGACAAGAAAAGTGGAAAGCGACGACCCTTCGTGGAATGAGTCTTTCCACATTTACTGCGCACATATGGCTAACGACGTAATCTTCACGGTCAAACAAGCCGGTTCTATTGGAGCAAACGTAATTGGCAGAGCATATTTGCCTGTTGAGGATATCTTATCAGGGGAAGAAGTGGATAGGTGGATTGAACTCAAGGATGAAGAGAAGCAAAACTTGGAAAATGAGGCTAAAATCCATGTCAAGATTCGTTATTTCGATGTTACCAAGGACCGGAACTGGAACCGTGGTATCGTAAGTCGTAAGTTTCCTGGAGTTCCGTATACTTATTATCCCCAGAGACATGGGTGTAAGGTGTTCCTATACCAGGATTCACATATACCTGATGGATTTATTCCGAAAATTCCTCTTGCTGGAAGCAAGTATTATGAGCCACATCGATGTTGGGAGGACATTTTCGATGCGATCACGAATGCCAAACACTTGGTTTACATTGCCGGTTGGTCTGTCTATACTGAGATCAAGTTGATACGAGATTTGAAGAGATCTAAGCGAGGGGGAGACACCAAGCTTGGTGACTTGCTTAAGAAGAAAGCAAGTCAAGGTGTTCGGGTTAATGTGCTTATTTGGGATGATAGAACATCTGTTGGTGCATTGAAGAAAGATGGATTAATGGCCACACATGATGAAGAAACCGAGAAATTCTTCGAGGACAGTGATGTCAACTGCGTGTTATGCCCTCGTGATCCCGATGACGGTGGAACTATCGTCCAGGAGTTGCAAATCTCCACCATGTTCACTCATCATCAAAAGATTGTTGTAGTGGATGCCGCGATGCCTAATGGAGATACGGATAGGAAACGAATCGTGAGCTTTATCGGCGGTCTTGATCTTTGCGATGGAAGATACGACACACCTTTTCATTCCCTTTTCAGGACTTTGGACACAGCTCACGCTGATGATTTTCATCAGCCAAACTTTGCTGAAGCTTCAATCAACAAAGGTGGTCCAAGGGAGCCTTGGCATGACATCCATTGTCGACTCGAAGGGCCAATTGCTTGGGATGTCTTGTTCAATTTCGAACAAAGATGGAAACGACAAGGCGGTAAAGACGTACTACTTGATATCAAAGACCTTGAAGGTACCATCATTCCCCCATCTCCAGTTACATACCCTAATGACCATGAGACTTGGAATGTACAACTATTTAGATCAATTGATGGCGGTGCCGCTTTTGGTTTCCCTGACTCTCCCGAAGATGCTGCCAGAGCTGGACTCGTTAGCGGAAAAGACCAAATCATCGATCGAAGTATTCAAGATGCTTACATTAACGCTATCAGACGAGCCCAGAACTTTATCTATATCGAAAATCAGTATTTCCTCGGAAGCTCCTTCGATTGGAGTGCTGATGATGATGACATTAAGCCTGAAGACGTTAATGCTTTGCATTTGATTCCAAAAGAGCTTTGTCTTAAAGTAGTTAGCAAGATTCGAGCAGGAGAGAGGTTCACAGTGTATGCTGTAATCCCTATGTGGCCTGAAGGTATCCCAGAAAGTGGATCAGTACAAGCCATATTAGATTGGCAAAGGAGGACCATGAACATGATGTATAAAGAAATCGCTCAAGCTCTTAAATCGGAAGGACGTGACGAGGATCCTCGAAACTATTTAACATTCTTTTGTCTCGGCAACCGAGAGATGAAGAAGGGCGGAGAATATGAACCTACAGAAACACCGGAGCCTGATTCCAATCACGCTAGAGCTCAAGAGGCCCGTCGTTTCATGATCTATGTTCATACCAAAATGATGTTGG TTGATGATGAATACATAATAATTGGATCAGCCAACATCAACCAACGATCAATGGACGGTGCGAGAGACTCCGAGATAGCAATGGGGGCGTACCAACCATATCATTTATCGATTAGGCAACCAGCAAGGGGTCAAGTCCACGGTTTCCGTCTGGCGCTATGGTACGAGCACCTCGGCATCCTACATGACGGCTTCTTGACCCCAGAAAGCAAGGAATGCGTGAAGAAAGTGAACCAAATGGCTGACAAATATTGGGACCTATTCTCAAAGGACGACCTTGACCAGGACTTGCCTGGTCACCTACTAAGCTACCCCATTGCCATTTCTAATGATGGAAATGTATCTGAGCTGCCAAATTTTGAGAACTTCCCTGACACTAAGGCTCGTATTCTTGGTGCCAAATCTGATTATCTCCCACCTATACTCACCACCTAA
- the LOC107937380 gene encoding protein POST-ILLUMINATION CHLOROPHYLL FLUORESCENCE INCREASE, chloroplastic isoform X2 — protein MAANASIFRSPAQPFQPFSATNRVRASSFMGASLPNKSPKKKRSANINGKVSATATVTASPMQEIKEYPLPSWAMFELGKAPVYWKTMNGLPPTSGEKLKLFYNPAASKLAPNEEFGIAFNGGFNQPIMCGGEPRQMLKKARGKVDNPIYTIQICIPKHAVNLIFSFTNGVDWDGPYRLQFQVPKAWQNRPIEFFNQGLAEELSKEGACDRAIFPDTSIVVDRCAMIGNLSKEGGDRCSLDWVPGCMDPGSHLYNPLANVDDGTCPIDSDVEE, from the exons ATGGCTGCAAATGCTTCAATCTTTAGGTCTCCAGCTCAACCCTTTCAACCCTTTTCAGCTACTAACCGAGTGAGAG CTAGTAGCTTTATGGGTGCTTCATTGCCAAATAAATCTCCAAAGAAGAAAAGATCAGCCAATATTAATGGGAAAGTGAGtgctactgctactgttactgcaAGTCCTATGCAAGAAATTAAAGA GTATCCGCTCCCTTCGTGGGCAATGTTCGAACTAGGGAAGGCTCCGGTATATTGGAAAACCATGAACGGTCTTCCTCCGACCTCT GGAGAAAAGTTGAAGCTTTTCTACAATCCAGCAGCAAGCAAACTCGCTCCGAACGAAGAGTTCGGGATTGCTTTTAACG GAGGTTTCAATCAACCTATCATGTGTGGTGGTGAACCTAGACAAATGCTAAAGAAAGCTCGAGGCAAAGTTGATAATCCGATATACACCATCCAGATATGCATCCCTAAGCATG CTGTGAACTTGATCTTCTCATTCACAAATGGAGTTGATTGGGATGGTCCTTACAGACTCCAATTCCAAGTTCCAAAAGCATGGCAAAACAGACCGATCGAATTCTTTAACCAG GGTTTGGCAGAGGAGCTGAGTAAAGAAGGTGCATGTGACAGAGCAATATTTCCAGACACAAGTATTGTTGTGGATAGATGTGCTATGATTGGCAACTTGTCTAAAGAAGGa GGTGATCGATGCAGTCTTGATTGGGTTCCTGGATGTATGGATCCTGGTTCACACTTATATAACCCTTTGGCTAATGTAGATGATGGAACTTGCCCTATTGATTCTGATGTTGAAGAGTAG
- the LOC121218643 gene encoding pseudo histidine-containing phosphotransfer protein 6: MLGLAADRLRDDMNRLLSFLFHQGILDEQFLQLQQLQDETSPNFVSEVVNIYFHESEKLLRNLRSLLMDREFSDYNKMGIHLNQFMGSSSSIGAKRIRNVCLAFRAASDQNNRAGCLSALEVLEHEYCFLKNKLHELFQIQQQRVLAAGVRYPMQH, from the exons ATGTTGGGGTTGGCTGCCGATCGGTTGCGAGACGACATGAATCGTTTGCTCTCCTTCCTCTTCCACCAG GGGATATTAGACGAGCAATTCTTGCAACTTCAACAGCTTCAAGACGAAACTTCCCCAAACTTCGTATCTGAAGTTGTCAACATTTACTTCCATGAATCCGAGAAGTTATTACGGAACCTCAGATCATTACT GATGGATAGAGAGTTCTCGGATTACAACAAAATGGGAATCCATTTGAATCAGTTCATGGGGAGTAGTTCCAGTATTGGTGCTAAAAGGATAAGAAATGTTTGCCTTGCCTTTCGAGCCGCTTCTGACCAGAACAACCGTGCTGG GTGCTTGAGTGCATTAGAGGTGCTAGAACACGAGTACTGTTTCCTCAAGAACAAACTGCATGAACTTTTCCAG ATACAACAGCAAAGAGTACTAGCGGCAGGAGTAAGATACCCGATGCAGCACTAA
- the LOC107937380 gene encoding protein POST-ILLUMINATION CHLOROPHYLL FLUORESCENCE INCREASE, chloroplastic isoform X1, whose translation MAANASIFRSPAQPFQPFSATNRVRAASSFMGASLPNKSPKKKRSANINGKVSATATVTASPMQEIKEYPLPSWAMFELGKAPVYWKTMNGLPPTSGEKLKLFYNPAASKLAPNEEFGIAFNGGFNQPIMCGGEPRQMLKKARGKVDNPIYTIQICIPKHAVNLIFSFTNGVDWDGPYRLQFQVPKAWQNRPIEFFNQGLAEELSKEGACDRAIFPDTSIVVDRCAMIGNLSKEGGDRCSLDWVPGCMDPGSHLYNPLANVDDGTCPIDSDVEE comes from the exons ATGGCTGCAAATGCTTCAATCTTTAGGTCTCCAGCTCAACCCTTTCAACCCTTTTCAGCTACTAACCGAGTGAGAG caGCTAGTAGCTTTATGGGTGCTTCATTGCCAAATAAATCTCCAAAGAAGAAAAGATCAGCCAATATTAATGGGAAAGTGAGtgctactgctactgttactgcaAGTCCTATGCAAGAAATTAAAGA GTATCCGCTCCCTTCGTGGGCAATGTTCGAACTAGGGAAGGCTCCGGTATATTGGAAAACCATGAACGGTCTTCCTCCGACCTCT GGAGAAAAGTTGAAGCTTTTCTACAATCCAGCAGCAAGCAAACTCGCTCCGAACGAAGAGTTCGGGATTGCTTTTAACG GAGGTTTCAATCAACCTATCATGTGTGGTGGTGAACCTAGACAAATGCTAAAGAAAGCTCGAGGCAAAGTTGATAATCCGATATACACCATCCAGATATGCATCCCTAAGCATG CTGTGAACTTGATCTTCTCATTCACAAATGGAGTTGATTGGGATGGTCCTTACAGACTCCAATTCCAAGTTCCAAAAGCATGGCAAAACAGACCGATCGAATTCTTTAACCAG GGTTTGGCAGAGGAGCTGAGTAAAGAAGGTGCATGTGACAGAGCAATATTTCCAGACACAAGTATTGTTGTGGATAGATGTGCTATGATTGGCAACTTGTCTAAAGAAGGa GGTGATCGATGCAGTCTTGATTGGGTTCCTGGATGTATGGATCCTGGTTCACACTTATATAACCCTTTGGCTAATGTAGATGATGGAACTTGCCCTATTGATTCTGATGTTGAAGAGTAG